One Sulfurihydrogenibium subterraneum DSM 15120 DNA segment encodes these proteins:
- a CDS encoding M16 family metallopeptidase, producing the protein MALAIAKAESKEKITIKKLKNGVSVIIKERKDTQAVAVQVWFGVGSVYEKDNERGLSHFLEHMLFNGTKYTKPGEIEFEVEKKGGSINAATSFDFTYYHIEIGNLFWKDALKYLYYMTTQPSLSDEMIAKEKPIVLEELNRHLDNPKSYLWDTYYKLAYKKTNYKHPVIGYRETIENYTPELVRNYFYSHYTSSNTTVVVVGNVNAEEVLKEINNTFSTVKGQYYKPPKVDLEDPQTEVRREDIYKPQITRAYVAIGWQAPSIRDKISPALTVLEEILLNGKSSVMYQELKEKGYVQSIMGGYMAHVGTSQFLFYFVADPDKVETAKAKIFEIIKNYQENGIPEEVIENAKKRIINREVFSREEVENDAESAGYAITTTGDIKYDLEFIQRIKKVRKEDIENYLKTLKDNNYTEVRLLPEKNSVPVAQ; encoded by the coding sequence ATGGCGTTAGCTATAGCAAAAGCAGAAAGTAAAGAAAAAATTACTATTAAAAAGTTAAAAAACGGTGTGTCTGTAATAATCAAAGAAAGAAAAGACACTCAAGCAGTGGCAGTTCAAGTTTGGTTTGGTGTAGGGTCTGTTTACGAAAAAGACAACGAAAGAGGTCTGTCCCACTTTTTAGAGCATATGTTATTTAACGGTACAAAGTACACAAAACCGGGAGAGATAGAGTTTGAGGTAGAGAAAAAAGGTGGAAGTATAAACGCAGCTACAAGCTTTGATTTTACCTACTACCACATAGAAATTGGAAATCTCTTCTGGAAAGACGCTTTAAAGTATCTTTACTACATGACAACCCAGCCATCTTTATCTGATGAAATGATTGCAAAAGAAAAACCAATCGTTTTAGAAGAGCTAAATAGACATTTAGATAATCCTAAGAGCTACCTTTGGGATACTTACTACAAACTTGCCTATAAAAAGACAAATTACAAACATCCAGTTATTGGGTACAGAGAAACCATCGAAAACTATACTCCTGAATTAGTAAGAAACTACTTTTACTCCCACTATACCTCTTCAAACACTACTGTTGTTGTCGTAGGTAATGTTAACGCCGAAGAAGTTTTAAAAGAGATAAACAATACCTTTTCAACTGTAAAAGGGCAGTACTACAAACCACCGAAAGTAGATTTAGAAGACCCTCAAACAGAGGTTAGAAGAGAAGACATTTACAAACCTCAGATAACAAGGGCTTATGTGGCAATAGGTTGGCAAGCTCCATCTATAAGAGATAAAATCTCTCCTGCTTTAACTGTACTTGAAGAGATACTGTTAAACGGAAAAAGTTCTGTAATGTATCAAGAGTTAAAAGAAAAAGGTTATGTCCAGTCTATAATGGGTGGATACATGGCTCACGTTGGAACAAGTCAGTTTTTATTTTACTTTGTTGCTGACCCAGACAAAGTAGAAACAGCAAAAGCTAAAATTTTTGAAATAATAAAAAACTATCAAGAAAACGGTATTCCAGAAGAAGTTATTGAAAATGCTAAAAAGAGAATAATAAATAGAGAAGTTTTTTCAAGGGAAGAAGTTGAAAACGATGCAGAGTCAGCTGGATACGCTATTACAACAACAGGAGACATAAAGTACGACTTAGAGTTTATACAAAGAATTAAAAAAGTTAGAAAAGAAGATATAGAGAACTATCTTAAAACCTTAAAAGATAATAACTACACAGAAGTAAGATTACTGCCAGAAAAAAACAGTGTCCCTGTAGCTCAGTAG
- a CDS encoding Tim44 domain-containing protein, whose translation MKKFLAILSVIALTMLLIDDSFARAGKGSSSGFRSYKSYQFNKPSKETNQPSYYQQRQNTQNPAYQQPQPKPSFFSNPIFKWLIGGMIFGALLSLLMGHGLQFGMPGLLEILLIIGIVYLMFKVFLKKREEEPAYATPTNANIQNLSDYYSDSTLSTASYINEELILNLAKNAFIDIQKAWSEGNLSSVRNFLTDRMYVYLNSQLQDLKSKGLRNIVEDVKILNAEIVHVEEEGDNKVAILEIEAQAKDYTVDSNGNVVEGDKDNPVVFKEYWAFVGKALNWKLDDIRQVQDV comes from the coding sequence ATGAAAAAGTTTTTGGCTATTTTATCAGTAATAGCTTTAACAATGCTATTAATAGATGATTCATTTGCAAGAGCAGGAAAAGGCTCTTCATCAGGTTTTAGGTCTTATAAATCATACCAGTTTAACAAACCAAGTAAAGAGACAAACCAACCTTCTTACTATCAACAAAGACAAAATACACAAAATCCTGCATATCAGCAACCTCAACCTAAACCATCTTTCTTCTCAAATCCTATCTTTAAATGGTTAATTGGTGGAATGATATTTGGAGCTCTACTTTCTTTACTGATGGGACATGGTCTTCAGTTTGGAATGCCGGGACTACTTGAGATATTACTTATCATCGGTATTGTGTACTTAATGTTTAAAGTTTTTTTAAAGAAAAGAGAAGAAGAGCCAGCCTACGCTACACCTACAAACGCTAATATACAAAACCTATCTGATTATTACAGTGATTCTACTTTATCAACAGCTTCTTACATAAATGAAGAGCTTATACTAAACCTTGCTAAAAATGCGTTTATAGATATCCAAAAGGCGTGGAGTGAAGGAAATCTATCATCAGTTAGAAATTTTTTAACAGATAGAATGTACGTTTATCTAAACTCTCAGCTGCAAGACTTAAAATCAAAAGGTTTGAGAAACATAGTGGAAGATGTAAAAATTTTAAACGCAGAGATAGTCCACGTTGAAGAAGAAGGGGATAATAAAGTAGCAATATTAGAAATTGAAGCACAGGCAAAAGATTATACAGTTGACAGTAATGGAAACGTTGTAGAAGGAGATAAAGATAATCCAGTGGTATTCAAAGAGTACTGGGCGTTTGTAGGTAAAGCTTTAAACTGGAAACTTGACGACATAAGACAGGTTCAAGATGTATAA
- a CDS encoding arsenic transporter, producing MEKIIALLIFILTLFLVIKKPKGIDIGWSATFGAAVSLLFGVVSIDDVYKVVEIVWDPTLAFIGIIFISLILDKIGFFEWAALHIIDFSKGDGVKLFIYLVLLGAGISAFFANDGAALILTPIVYQKIKHLGLSQRYMLPYIMGSGFVADTTSLPLIISNLVNILTADIFKIGFFEYASVMVFVNFFSLIATIVVLYFYFRKDLLKRVDLEAIEDKPPKYAIKDWFIFKLSWFVFLILLIGFFVGEYYHIPVSIIIGIGAFILGVATYKEEIVDMKSLVIKETPWKIVVFSIGMYVVVYGLKNTGFTDFITYLIKQSTLISLDLGIIATGFLAAFLSSIMNNLPSVMVVNLSILDTGFDLPTMKYLAYANVIGCDLGPKMTPIGSLATLLWLYVLNQKGIHISWGYYFKVGIVLTLPTLLFTLIGLILTRLI from the coding sequence ATGGAAAAAATAATAGCTTTATTAATTTTTATCTTAACTCTTTTTCTGGTAATAAAAAAGCCAAAAGGTATAGATATAGGTTGGAGTGCCACTTTTGGAGCTGCAGTTTCTCTCTTATTTGGAGTTGTGTCTATAGATGACGTTTATAAAGTAGTTGAGATAGTTTGGGATCCGACACTTGCGTTTATAGGTATCATCTTTATATCTTTAATTCTTGATAAAATCGGATTTTTTGAATGGGCTGCCCTTCATATAATAGATTTTTCTAAAGGAGATGGAGTAAAACTTTTTATATACTTAGTCCTTTTAGGTGCGGGAATATCAGCCTTTTTTGCCAATGACGGTGCAGCTTTAATCCTTACCCCTATTGTGTATCAAAAAATAAAACATCTTGGATTAAGTCAAAGGTATATGCTTCCTTATATTATGGGTAGTGGTTTTGTAGCAGATACAACAAGCCTTCCTCTGATTATATCTAACTTGGTAAATATCCTTACAGCTGACATCTTTAAGATAGGTTTTTTTGAGTATGCCTCTGTTATGGTGTTTGTTAACTTTTTTTCTTTGATTGCAACTATCGTTGTTCTTTACTTTTATTTTAGAAAAGACCTTTTAAAAAGAGTAGATTTAGAAGCTATTGAAGATAAACCACCAAAATACGCTATAAAAGATTGGTTTATCTTTAAGTTAAGCTGGTTTGTATTTTTAATACTGCTTATAGGATTTTTTGTAGGGGAGTATTATCACATTCCTGTTTCTATTATCATAGGTATAGGTGCTTTTATTCTTGGTGTAGCTACTTACAAAGAAGAAATAGTAGATATGAAATCTCTTGTTATTAAAGAAACTCCTTGGAAAATAGTTGTTTTTTCTATAGGTATGTATGTAGTTGTTTACGGTTTGAAAAATACAGGATTTACTGATTTTATCACTTACTTAATAAAACAATCAACATTAATATCTTTAGATTTAGGTATTATAGCAACCGGATTTTTAGCAGCATTTTTATCTTCAATTATGAATAACTTACCTTCTGTGATGGTAGTAAACCTGTCTATATTAGATACTGGATTTGATTTACCAACTATGAAGTATTTGGCTTATGCAAACGTTATAGGCTGTGATTTAGGACCAAAAATGACTCCTATTGGTTCTCTGGCAACTTTACTATGGCTTTACGTCTTAAATCAAAAAGGTATACATATCTCGTGGGGATACTACTTTAAAGTCGGTATTGTCTTAACACTTCCTACTCTTCTTTTTACACTCATCGGGCTTATTCTTACAAGGTTGATATAA
- a CDS encoding arsenate reductase ArsC has translation MVKIAFICTGNSARSQMAEGYAKFFAKKYGKNIEFYSAGSNPSGYIHPKAIEVMKEEGIDISDQYSKHIDEIPINQMDYVITLCGDAAESCPVVPGANTQHWGLPDPARVIGLTEDAKLNAFRNVRDEIKKRVEQLIKNL, from the coding sequence ATGGTTAAGATAGCTTTTATTTGTACTGGAAACTCTGCAAGAAGTCAGATGGCAGAAGGATATGCCAAATTTTTTGCTAAAAAGTATGGAAAAAATATTGAATTTTACTCGGCAGGCTCTAACCCATCAGGATACATTCACCCAAAAGCTATTGAGGTAATGAAAGAAGAAGGTATAGATATATCTGACCAATATTCAAAACATATAGATGAAATACCTATAAATCAGATGGATTATGTGATTACGCTCTGTGGTGATGCTGCAGAAAGCTGTCCAGTTGTTCCTGGTGCAAACACTCAACATTGGGGTTTACCAGACCCAGCAAGAGTAATAGGACTAACTGAAGATGCAAAGTTAAACGCTTTTAGAAACGTTAGAGATGAAATAAAAAAACGTGTGGAACAGCTTATCAAAAACTTGTAA
- a CDS encoding ArsR/SmtB family transcription factor: protein MTEKELQLLFHALSDPIRLKMVKMVLKHGELCVCNFLDYFNLSQPRISFHLRILRESKIFKARKDGRWVYYSLNKDNEGLNRVLPLIDKAISENLDKISCEVKDG from the coding sequence ATGACAGAAAAGGAGCTTCAGCTACTTTTTCATGCACTATCAGACCCTATAAGGCTAAAGATGGTTAAGATGGTTTTAAAACACGGAGAGTTATGTGTATGCAACTTTTTAGATTACTTTAACCTGTCTCAACCGAGAATATCATTTCACCTTAGGATTTTAAGAGAATCAAAGATTTTTAAAGCAAGAAAAGACGGAAGATGGGTTTACTACTCTTTAAATAAAGATAATGAAGGTTTAAATAGAGTTTTACCTCTTATAGATAAAGCTATAAGTGAAAATCTTGATAAAATCTCCTGTGAGGTAAAAGATGGTTAA